GCAAGATGCCCTAGAGGAGCCGCCATGCCGAGTGAAGTATTGCGAGAGCTGATTCTTAAACTTGCCGAACCCGATCGGCTTGAGATCATCCGCGAGGCCGCGATACGTGACGATAGGCCGTTGCTCTTACGCGGAGACGCAGAGGATGGACCCGTGGAAGAGGCCGATTCTTGGGTAACTCAAAATGGCGCCAAGATACTCCCGCACCTCTTACGAAGAATCGATCCTTCAGACGATGAGATGGTCCATCTCGTTCAAAGCGGAGTGTTGCCTTTTGACCGTAGTCTGCTAGAGCCGCGCGAATTTCTTGTTCGATTCAACCACCCGGCGATGCGCGGTGCCTGCGATGGTGGGCTGCCACTTTCCGAAGTCGCAGCCACCTCATTGGCGCTGACCGAACTCATTACATCGCTTTTGGCGGCAAATCGCTCCTTTGGCGCGGATGCCGTGATGCCGACTGTACGGGTTGCCGCAGGCTCGGTGGACTTTCTCGCAACGGGTTCTGGTTTGATCCTCGGCGGGTTGGGCCTACTCGCTACGTGCGGGGTCGGTGTGATTTCTGCTCCTGTCATAGCAGGAACGGACGTCCTCACAGGTGCTATCGATCTGACGCTGAATTGGCAGAAGCGAAGTTCCGAAAAGGGAAGAAGCGACGCCGAGAGGGCAAAAACCGATGCCGAGCGGGCAAGAGCCGATGCCGAGCGGGCAAGAGCCGACGCCAAAAAGATCGAAGCGGAGACAATAGGTCAAGAACTGGAGAATGAGATCAACCGCGTCCGACTAGGCAACTTGCCGGCTCAGGCGGAAGCCCATCGGGTGGAGAAGCCTGAAACGCATCCAGCGTCATTCTTTGTACCTTTTGCGCTGATTGAGCGAAGCTCCCAACAAAATGGTTTGGCGGCAGCGCACGGTGTTCATCTAATCAATCGAGGATTGCCGTCGCTATTCGGAATTCTGCGAGTTATACCTGGACTGCTGATTACCGTTGAGAATATAGCGAGGCAATAGTTAGCAATCGCCGACTGATGGGCTCACGGGTTTTAGGTGCATGTTTCCGCGATTATTAGTGGCCTGCCCCACAATTTCCCGCCAATCATAAGTAGAGTCCGCCGGTTTTTTCGCCCTCCTGGGGCGGTTGCATTTCCTGTCCTTTAAGCACCGCGAACTCGGTCGGCGTCAAGGCGCCGAGACTGCCGTGCGGTCGCATGTGATTGTAATCGTATCGCCACGCTTCGATGGTCTCGCGTGCTTCCGCAGCCGAGTCGAAGGGATGGGGATCACGGAGGTAATCACCGCGCCACGATCACCCTGGCAGAAGGCGTACGTCGAGCGCGTGATCGGTTCGATTCGCCGCGAGTGATTGGATCACATCGTGATCTTCAACGAGCGCCATCTGCGCCGCGTCCTGTCCTCGTACGCCGACTACTACCAACGCGCCCGCACTCATCTTTCGCTCGATAAGGATTGCCCGGACCCGCGCCCGATCATGCCGCGCCGGATCGGAAAGGTGATCGCCATCCCTCAGGTCGGCGGCCTGCATCACCGCTACGAACGCCTCGCCGCCTGATTCGTCCCGGATTCCTGCTCACCAATGGTTGCGCGGCGGCCGGTACGCCGTCGCCTGAAGACTTTAGTATCGGATGTTTTCCGATCTCGATCAGGTCCGCCGTTTGTGGTTCAGATCGCCTCCGGCCTCGCTTAAACCGATCAATTCAATATCGATTCTCGCAGCCGCTAGAATTTCGGCTCAGACGTGATATTCAGTAGCGGCAGGCGCTGTTTGCGCGCATCGGCTCATCCGCGCTAAGCGTTAGACCGTCGTGACACGCTGGGTGCGCTGCAATTTCTGGTTGTGTTCAGCAAGACTGCCGGGGGCCGGATGGCCGAACGCTGTGACGTAGCGATCGTTGGAGCGGGGCCGGGCGCTTCGATTGCCGCATACATCCTCGCCAAGGGCGGGCTCGAAGTTATTATGTTCGAGCGCGGCGACTACCCGGGCTCAAAGGCGATGTTCGGTGGTGTGCTCTATACGACCGTGCTCAGCAAGTACTTCCCGGACTTTCCGGGAGCAAACTGCGTCGAGCGCCACATCATCGAAAAGCGTTTCTCGATGCTTTCAGAGAGCAATGAGCTTGCGCTCTCGTTCAAGTTCCTCGATTTCGAGCCTCCTTATTACAACCATTCGTTCACGGCCCTGCGCGCGATATTCGACCGCTACCTTGCCAAAAAGGCCGAAGAGGCGGGCGCAGTGCTGGTCACTCAGACGGTGGTCGACGAGGTAATCGCGAGCGAAGGCCGGGTGGTGGGAGTTCGCGCGCGGCGCGAGGGTGGCGAGGTGCTGGCCAACGTGGTGATCGCCGCCGACGGCGCCAATTCGCTGATCGCGCAGTCGGCGGGGCTTCGCGGTGAGCTTCCGCTCTCGGTGATCCTCGGCGTCAAGGAGGTCGTCTCCCTGCCGCGCGAAGTCATTGAGGATCGCTTTTCGCTGGAAGGAGATGAAGGCGCGGCGTACGAGTATCTCGGCGGCGGCGCGGTGCGGGGCGCGATGGGGGCGGGCTTCCTCTACACCAACCGCGACACGATTTCCGTAGGCTATGGGATCCCGCTTGGCGCACTCAAAGCGCTGGGCATCCAGCCCGACGAGCTGCTGAACGAATTCAAGATGCATCCGGTGGTGCGCCGTCTGCTGCGTGGCACCACGCCGGAGGAGTACTCGGCGCATCTGATTCCGGAGATGACGCCGCACGATCTGCCGCATTTCGTGGGCGACGGGATTGTCGTAATCGGCGGCGCCGCCGGGCTGGTCAATGCGAACCCGCTATTCCACGAGGGCACCAATATGGCGATGGCCTCGGGCGTGATGGCGGCCGAGACGATTCTCCAGGCGCACAAGGCGGGCAACTTTTCGGCCAAGGCGCTCGAGCCCTACGCGAGCCGGCTTCGCGAGAGCTTCGCGTGGCAGGATTACGATCGCTATCAGGGGCTGACGCGGATGGCCGAGACCCATCCCCAGTTCTTCAACAAATACCCCTACGAATTCATCAAGCTCGCGCGCAAGCTGTTTTCTGTGGCGCCCACCGATGACGGGATGCAGGTGCCCAAGCGCGCGCTTGAGCTGGCGGTCGCGGACCACGTGCTCGCCGAGCTCGGGCTGATGAGCTTCGGCCTGGACCTTCTCGATGCCGCCAAGGCGGCCATGTTCTAAGGGCAGAGGCCGGGGAAGGAGAACCGGTTGAAATGGCAGCGGAAGTCAAAGGCCCATCCGACATTGCGAAGCCCACCGGGTTGGCGAACTTCCTAGGCCCGCCCAAGTTGCTCGGCCGCGATGACAAACTCGCGACCCTGGTGATAAAGGTGGACGAAGGAAGTCCGCACCTCAAGATCATCGATCAGGGGGTCTGCCTCAAATGCATCGAGAAACCCTGCACGGTGACATGCCCGGTTGAAAACTACAAAGTCGAGGACAACGGTCACACGACGATATACTGGAGCAACTGTATCGAGTGCGGCACCTGCCGGATCATCTGCCCGTTCCACAACATCTCGTGGCGATACCCAAGTGGCGGATTCGGCATGACCTACCGCTACGGCTGAAGCGAGGAGATCGGAAGATGCGAATTAAATCGCGCGCCGGGAATTTCAATATGATGATCGAGGACGTCGCGGTTGAGAACGGCGAACTCGTAATGACCGGCAAGATGGGAGTGTGGTCGGCCAAGACCATGCTCAGCGTCGATGAACTGCGGCAAATGCTGGGCACAATGAAGGTGAGCGCCAACGTGCTCGATTTCGCCGCGCTGTTCGCCTTCCGCTACCTGGTCGGCCTGGTCGAGGAAGATCGCCGCCGACGGCTGGCGCCCGGCGCGCAAGCCGCCGCGCCCGCGCCGGTACCGAAGCCACAATAGAGCGCGCTGGCAAGCGCAGGAGGATATTGACATGGCTGATGAAATCAAACTGTCGGAACTCGAACAGGTCGACGAGGCGTTCAACTTCCCGCTCTTTGAAGCAATCTTCAACCGGCGCTCGCGCCGCTTCGGCTTGGGCATGGAGATCAAGGAGGGCCCCAACAAGCACAAGTCGCAGCACCCGCCGCTGCCGCTCGATGAAGTTGAGGAAGCGATCCTGATCGCTGCTGGCACCGGTATCTCGGGCCTCAACCTGTCCGACATGCCGCACACGCCGCGCCCGGACAATCTCGATGACGTCCAGAACTGGGACGGGATGTGCAATACGATGGTCGAGCACGTGGGGCGCACCTGGGCGAGCCCGTGCGGGAATCACGGCACCGAACTCTTTTATAGCAATGACGAGGGTGTTTACCTGATGAAGTTGCGCGACGTGCAACCGGTGCATTTGCAGGAGGTCGCCTCCAAGAGCGATCGCGATCGGCTGCTCGATTTCGTGCGTCAGAACCGCGTCAAGCTGTTCGATGGCAGGCTCGATATCCCGCGCAATACCGGCGCGATCATGTCATTCAATCTCTGGAACGCGAACATGCCCGGCACCACTCTGTTCATGCCGGTGACCGACATCACCGAGGAAATGATCAATGCCGTGATGTTGCAGGCGGACCTGGGCCAATATGTCGTCGATGATCGCAACAATATGCGTCCCTGCATCGACCAGCGCTGGATTCGCGAGGGCTGGGTCAACACCCCCGTGCCGCTCTCGATGTTCGAGAACCAAATGATGCTTGCCACTGCCGGCGCCGAGGGCGCGTTCATCGGCCACAACATACTGCTGGCCGAGCAGGCGCTGGGCCTGGGCGGATGGTTGTACGGCGGAATGAATAGCCTGGTGGTCATGGGCGGTACACCGACAGGCTGCGGGCTCGGCTTTCGCTTCGAGTCGAACCCGAAGAACCCTGACGCCTTCCCTGCGCCGATCGGAATCGACGGCGAGTTCGAGACCTTCCGGCCGCCCTACTACAAGGACATGGACGCGGCGGTCGATGCCGTGGTGGCGAAGAAGTTCGGCCCCAACGGCACCTTCAACCCCTTCGCGAAAAAGCCGGCGCCGTACAAGAACCGCGCAGACTTCCTCCGCCAGGTACCGCACACGCCGGAAAAGACCATCCAGATCTGCAAGGAGACCTGCCGCTATGTCTGGGATACGTTCGGCACCTTCCCCGCGTTCGCTCCGCCGGCGGTGCTCTATGTCTACATCCAAGCGCAGCACATCGAGCTTGAGTTTTACGACAAGTATTACGATGGCCCCGCTTATCTGAAGAGCCACAAGGATCACATGCGCAAGTGGCATGCGGGCGCGGCGAAGATGAGCAAGGTCGCCTGAGCGATACGGGCGGACCTGAGCCCGCCGATGAAGCCGCAGCCGCGGCATGCTCGGGATGCTCGGGATGCTCGGGTTCATGGGAGCATCGCATCCGATCGCGAGGTTGGAATGGTCGTGGAGGCTCCCACGCAGATCCCGAACAGGCCTGTGGCTACTAAAAACCCCGAAAGCGGCGAAAAGTCCGTAGTTTTGGTATGGTCCGCCGTGGTGTTCCCGGCACGCTCGCGCGTTTTATAGCTTCTGTTCCTGGCTGTCGATTCGGACTGAAAATGAGATGGGGGAACCTCGGATCGGGGTTTTCGGTAAGGACAGCGGTCCTCGAATGCTTGAGCCGGATGAAGCTGCGTTCGAGGGTCGTTCGCCCACTTCAATTGGTAAGATCACCGCTCCGCGTCTTCCTGACCCGGCAACCTGCCTTCACCGCCGCTAACGCAGATACCAGGGCACATTGACGATCACGATTCGGTGCGTCCCCTGCGTCAGCAGACGAGCCGCGAGAATCCGGGCGCGCTGGTTGTGAAGAAAATATTGGTACCATTGCCGTTCGACGAGCTCCGGGAGCAGCACCGCGATGGTGCGATCCGGGTTCTTACGCTCGATCTCCAGGACATGATCGATGATCGGCTGCACCACGAATCGAAACGGTGACTTGAGCACCGTCAGCCGCGGGACGGTCTGCTTCGCCTCACGCGCCGGCTCTTCCACGCGCGACGGCCAAACCCGCTTGAGCGAGTTGGTACTTTCTTCGCTTTCGATATGCAGCACTTCGACCTCGCGCGACAGCGTCATCGCGAACCGTAAGGCATTCTTTGCGATCGTACTCCACTCGATGATCGGCACTATCACTATGGGTTCTTGCAAATTATCGAGTTTCAGATTGCCGGGCGCCGCAGTTTCTCGGTCGATTCTTCGATAATGGCGGCCGACCGCGAGCATCAGGACGACCAGCGACGGCACCAGCAGCACCACCATCCAGGCGCCGGCCATAAACTTGACGACAGCCACGACCACTACCGTCACGGCAGTGGCAGTTGCGCCCAGCCCGTTCACCGCCATGCTGGCGCGCGCACCGCGCTCCTGCTTCTTCCACCAATGCGCGACCATCCCGCTCTGCGACAGGGTGAAGGCCAGAAAGGCTCCGACTGCGAACAGCGGAATCAGCCGGTCGGTGACACCGTCAAACACCAGCAGCAGGACTCCGGATAGGATCGCCAGGAGCGAGATGCCCTCCGAGTAGACCAGCCGCCGCCCCTGGTTGCCGAACGAGCGAGGCAGATAGCCGTCCTCGGCCACGGCGCGGCAAAGTCTCGGGAAGTCGGCAAATGAAGTATTCGCCGACAGGCACAGCACCAGCAGAATCGAAACGATGCTTACCCAGTAAAAGATTCCCCGGCCGGCGACCGCGGCGATCAATTGAGATAGAACGCTCTGGTACTGTGAGGTCCCCGGTTGGGTCGCGCCGATGTGGTAGGCATGCGCGAGGTAGGCGATGCCGAGCAGCAGCACCATCAGGATGACAATGATGATCGTGAGAGTGCGGCGCGCGGCCGGCACTACGGGCTCGCGAAACGCCTGAACGCCGTTGCTGACCGCCTCGACGCCCGTCATTGCGGTGCAGCCGCTCGCGAACGCGCGTAACAGCACCCACGCGCCCACGGCTTCGGTGGCTTTGGCGAGATGCGCCGGGGAAACCACGGGGTGCGGATGCCCGCCCGAGGAAATCGTTGCAAAGATACCCCAGAACACAATCGCGCCGAGGCTCAGAATGAAGGCGCAGGTCGGCAGCATGAACAGCGTGCCCGCCTCGCCGATGCCGCGCATATTCACGAAGGTCAGCAGAATCAGAATGACGAGGCATAGCATGAGTGTGTAAGGCTGAAGGGCCGGTACGGCCGAGATCAACGCGCCGATGCCGGCCGAGATTCCGACCGCGACATTCAGCACGTAGTCCGTCATCAGGGCGGCCGCGGCCAGAAGACTGGCGTTCGTGCCGAGGTTTTCGCGCGCGACCGTATAGGAGCCGCCGCCGCTGGGATACGCCGCGATGGTCTGCCGGTAACTGATGTAGATGATGCCGAGCAGAATGGCGATGGCCACGGTGATCGGAAGGATGAACGTCAGTCCCGCAGCACCGAGCGGCAGCAGCACGGTCAGTGCCGCCTCGGGACCATATGCGGCGGAACTGAGCGCATCGAGTCCGAAGGTCGGCACGCCGGCGGCGGTTCCGATGCGTTGCTGGCCCGCCTCGCTGGAGGCAAGCCGGCGTCCAAGAATCGTATCGATCAGTGACATTCCGGGGGCCGTGAGTTCGCGCGAGAGGGCACCCTATTATCTTATGAGATAGCCCCGTCCCGCGCGAAGCTCTCGATAAGGGATTAGTGGGACGCGGCCCTCAACCTTCCTCTATCGTCCAAGCCTCCACCGTCCAAGCCCGACCGTTCTCTTTTGAAGATGGATCGATCGACGAGTCGATCTGTGGTGCGTCAGGCATGGACGGAACCGCCTCACTTACCAACAGAGAAATTGCCGGCATGTTGCGCACGAACTACTCGAAAGACACTTTCTCCAGTGCCGTCAGATGAGTAAATGACGCCGGGTCCCCGCGCTATTTCGGGAATTTGAGGGGAAGGTCCCCAGAGATAGGGGACTCGGTGGCGGAGATGGGGGTCGGACTGGCGGTGTCACGAGAGATTCGAGGTTCACTCGTCATATCCGATCCACGAAAACTCCACTATCGGCCTGCCGTCGCGTTCAATCGGCGACCCGGGGCCAGTTTTTGCGCCGGCGGCTAGTGTGGTGTCCCGTAAATAAGATGCCTAAGAAAAGCAGCAAATGTGGGCATTTTTGGTCGATTTAAGTTAAACGTATTTGCGGGACAGCATACTAGAAAGTTGTCATGCTCCCGCTCTCGACCCTCGTCTACATCCTATATCCGTACCGCTAATGCCTCGCGTCAGGCCGGCGCC
This genomic window from Candidatus Binatus sp. contains:
- a CDS encoding integrase core domain-containing protein — encoded protein: MEAWRYDYNHMRPHGSLGALTPTEFAVLKGQEMQPPQEGEKTGGLYL
- a CDS encoding FAD-dependent oxidoreductase translates to MAERCDVAIVGAGPGASIAAYILAKGGLEVIMFERGDYPGSKAMFGGVLYTTVLSKYFPDFPGANCVERHIIEKRFSMLSESNELALSFKFLDFEPPYYNHSFTALRAIFDRYLAKKAEEAGAVLVTQTVVDEVIASEGRVVGVRARREGGEVLANVVIAADGANSLIAQSAGLRGELPLSVILGVKEVVSLPREVIEDRFSLEGDEGAAYEYLGGGAVRGAMGAGFLYTNRDTISVGYGIPLGALKALGIQPDELLNEFKMHPVVRRLLRGTTPEEYSAHLIPEMTPHDLPHFVGDGIVVIGGAAGLVNANPLFHEGTNMAMASGVMAAETILQAHKAGNFSAKALEPYASRLRESFAWQDYDRYQGLTRMAETHPQFFNKYPYEFIKLARKLFSVAPTDDGMQVPKRALELAVADHVLAELGLMSFGLDLLDAAKAAMF
- a CDS encoding ferredoxin family protein; protein product: MAAEVKGPSDIAKPTGLANFLGPPKLLGRDDKLATLVIKVDEGSPHLKIIDQGVCLKCIEKPCTVTCPVENYKVEDNGHTTIYWSNCIECGTCRIICPFHNISWRYPSGGFGMTYRYG
- a CDS encoding APC family permease, which gives rise to MSLIDTILGRRLASSEAGQQRIGTAAGVPTFGLDALSSAAYGPEAALTVLLPLGAAGLTFILPITVAIAILLGIIYISYRQTIAAYPSGGGSYTVARENLGTNASLLAAAALMTDYVLNVAVGISAGIGALISAVPALQPYTLMLCLVILILLTFVNMRGIGEAGTLFMLPTCAFILSLGAIVFWGIFATISSGGHPHPVVSPAHLAKATEAVGAWVLLRAFASGCTAMTGVEAVSNGVQAFREPVVPAARRTLTIIIVILMVLLLGIAYLAHAYHIGATQPGTSQYQSVLSQLIAAVAGRGIFYWVSIVSILLVLCLSANTSFADFPRLCRAVAEDGYLPRSFGNQGRRLVYSEGISLLAILSGVLLLVFDGVTDRLIPLFAVGAFLAFTLSQSGMVAHWWKKQERGARASMAVNGLGATATAVTVVVVAVVKFMAGAWMVVLLVPSLVVLMLAVGRHYRRIDRETAAPGNLKLDNLQEPIVIVPIIEWSTIAKNALRFAMTLSREVEVLHIESEESTNSLKRVWPSRVEEPAREAKQTVPRLTVLKSPFRFVVQPIIDHVLEIERKNPDRTIAVLLPELVERQWYQYFLHNQRARILAARLLTQGTHRIVIVNVPWYLR